A window of the Miscanthus floridulus cultivar M001 unplaced genomic scaffold, ASM1932011v1 fs_804_1_2, whole genome shotgun sequence genome harbors these coding sequences:
- the LOC136533192 gene encoding uncharacterized protein isoform X3: protein MSNLDSATAPAAAAVEMALNETQKCKKKKIKKKKNKTQEQQELPPDLDSTAAAETEGQVEANGNEVEEQEATDAAASGISMEGTPKCNEEDAKVKVSLMPEKEANTTVVSVSESTPKRKKRRKKKNKMQGQLDSTKGSPSVVAMDITVADKSENGCTDEVGASGHADVNMDPMNGDDPSSAQSKANNADVLLKNKDGNKGNKNCSENSGLLQESSAGRKRRRGKRKWASANGGPGFSSDNGGVDAKHSLHSSANHGLSCTCASCLVEAHEEKIRNIYSPRGSLVRFQRKKLLILDLNGLLADINQDYHNAHLAHAKVRTKLVFRRPYSDDFLRFCFQNFELGIWSSRKRENVKSVVDILMRDLKQYLLFCWDMSYCTVTGCKTIDNKDKPLVLKELKKVWNKDEPNLPWEQGEFSPSNTLLVDDSPYKALCNPPNTAIFPEPYSYLNRSDDYSLGRGGDLRVYLQRIAAADNVQKFVRDNPFGQKSITESDPNWNFYVKIVDKMEKQIVDKVKKKIVDKVEKEIVDKVERSLG from the exons ATGTCAAATCTCGATTCCGCGACCGCGCCGGCTGCAGCGGCGGTGGAGATGG CTTTGAATGAGACACAGAAatgcaagaagaagaagattaagaagaagaagaataagactCAGGAGCAACAGGAGTTACCACCTGATTTGGATTCCACAGCAGCAGCAGAGACGGAGGGACAAGTAGAGGCAAATGGAAACGAGGtggaggagcaggaggccacCGATGCTGCTGCTTCTGGTATTT CGATGGAGGGGACACCAAAATGTAATGAGGAGGATGCCAAGGTGAAGGTCAGTCTGATGCCCGAGAAGGAAGCTAACACCACTGTTGTTTCAG TTTCGGAGAGTACACCAAAACGCAAGAAGAGgaggaaaaagaagaacaagatgcAGGGGCAACTAGATTCCACAAAGGGATCACCCAGTGTTGTTGCCATGGATATAACTGTGGCCGATAAATCTGAAAATGGTTGCACAGATGAGGTAGGGGCATCAGGACATGCTGATGTTAATATGGATCCCATGAATGGTGATGATCCAAGTAGTGCTCAGTCAAAGGCAAATAATGCTGATGTTTTACTGAAGAATAAGGATGGAAACAAGGGAAATAAGAATTGCTCTGAGAACAGCGGCTTGTTGCAGGAGAGCTCTGCAGGAAGAAAAAGACGGAGGGGAAAAAGAAAGTGGGCTTCAGCCAATGGAGGACCAGGCTTCTCTTCTGATAATGGAGGCGTGGATGCTAAGCATAGCCTGCATTCTTCAGCAAATCATGGTCTTAGCTGCACATGTGCTTCATGTTTAGTTGAGGCACATGAAGAGAAGATCCGAAATATCTACTCACCAAGAGGGTCGCTGGTAAGGTTTCAAAGGAAGAAACTTCTGATCTTGGACCTTAATGGTCTGCTAGCAGATATAAATCAAGATTACCATAATGCACACCTGGCACATGCAAAGGTTCGAACCAAATTAG TTTTCAGAAGACCATACTCTGATGATTTTCTGAGATTCTGCTTCCAAAATTTTGAGCTAGGAATATGGTCATCAAGGAAAAG GGAAAATGTCAAATCGGTTGTTGATATCCTTATGAGGGATCTCAAGCAATACCTACTATTTTGTTGG GACATGTCTTACTGCACTGTTACGGGGTGCAAAACAATTGACAACAAGGACAAACCGTTAGTGCTGAAGGAACTAAAAAAGGTTTGGAATAAGGATGAACCAAATCTCCCATGGGAGCAGGGAGAGTTTTCACCTTCAAATACATTACTGGTGGATGATTCGCCCTACAAGGCTCTGTGCAACCCG CCAAACACTGCAATCTTCCCCGAACCCTACAGTTACCTGAACCGGAGCGATGATTATTCCTTGG GACGTGGTGGAGACCTTCGGGTTTATCTGCAGAGAATTGCTGCTGCAGACAATGTTCAAAAATTTGTTCGGGATAACCCATTTGGTCAGAAGTCCATCACAGAGAGTGATCCAAACTGGAATTTCTATGTGAAAATAGTTGATAAGATGGAGAAGCAAATAGTTGATAAAGTGAAAAAGAAAATAGTTGATAAAGTGGAAAAGGAAATAGTTGATAAAGTGGAGAGGTCCTTAGGTTAA
- the LOC136533192 gene encoding uncharacterized protein isoform X4: MSNLDSATAPAAAAVEMGTAERDSTTTSVSALNETQKCKKKKIKKKKNKTQEQQELPPDLDSTAAAETEGQVEANGNEVEEQEATDAAASGISMEGTPKCNEEDAKVKVSLMPEKEANTTVVSVSESTPKRKKRRKKKNKMQGQLDSTKGSPSVVAMDITVADKSENGCTDEESSAGRKRRRGKRKWASANGGPGFSSDNGGVDAKHSLHSSANHGLSCTCASCLVEAHEEKIRNIYSPRGSLVRFQRKKLLILDLNGLLADINQDYHNAHLAHAKVRTKLVFRRPYSDDFLRFCFQNFELGIWSSRKRENVKSVVDILMRDLKQYLLFCWDMSYCTVTGCKTIDNKDKPLVLKELKKVWNKDEPNLPWEQGEFSPSNTLLVDDSPYKALCNPPNTAIFPEPYSYLNRSDDYSLGRGGDLRVYLQRIAAADNVQKFVRDNPFGQKSITESDPNWNFYVKIVDKMEKQIVDKVKKKIVDKVEKEIVDKVERSLG; encoded by the exons ATGTCAAATCTCGATTCCGCGACCGCGCCGGCTGCAGCGGCGGTGGAGATGGGTACGGCGGAGCGGGACTCCACCACCACTTCTGTTTCAG CTTTGAATGAGACACAGAAatgcaagaagaagaagattaagaagaagaagaataagactCAGGAGCAACAGGAGTTACCACCTGATTTGGATTCCACAGCAGCAGCAGAGACGGAGGGACAAGTAGAGGCAAATGGAAACGAGGtggaggagcaggaggccacCGATGCTGCTGCTTCTGGTATTT CGATGGAGGGGACACCAAAATGTAATGAGGAGGATGCCAAGGTGAAGGTCAGTCTGATGCCCGAGAAGGAAGCTAACACCACTGTTGTTTCAG TTTCGGAGAGTACACCAAAACGCAAGAAGAGgaggaaaaagaagaacaagatgcAGGGGCAACTAGATTCCACAAAGGGATCACCCAGTGTTGTTGCCATGGATATAACTGTGGCCGATAAATCTGAAAATGGTTGCACAGATGAG GAGAGCTCTGCAGGAAGAAAAAGACGGAGGGGAAAAAGAAAGTGGGCTTCAGCCAATGGAGGACCAGGCTTCTCTTCTGATAATGGAGGCGTGGATGCTAAGCATAGCCTGCATTCTTCAGCAAATCATGGTCTTAGCTGCACATGTGCTTCATGTTTAGTTGAGGCACATGAAGAGAAGATCCGAAATATCTACTCACCAAGAGGGTCGCTGGTAAGGTTTCAAAGGAAGAAACTTCTGATCTTGGACCTTAATGGTCTGCTAGCAGATATAAATCAAGATTACCATAATGCACACCTGGCACATGCAAAGGTTCGAACCAAATTAG TTTTCAGAAGACCATACTCTGATGATTTTCTGAGATTCTGCTTCCAAAATTTTGAGCTAGGAATATGGTCATCAAGGAAAAG GGAAAATGTCAAATCGGTTGTTGATATCCTTATGAGGGATCTCAAGCAATACCTACTATTTTGTTGG GACATGTCTTACTGCACTGTTACGGGGTGCAAAACAATTGACAACAAGGACAAACCGTTAGTGCTGAAGGAACTAAAAAAGGTTTGGAATAAGGATGAACCAAATCTCCCATGGGAGCAGGGAGAGTTTTCACCTTCAAATACATTACTGGTGGATGATTCGCCCTACAAGGCTCTGTGCAACCCG CCAAACACTGCAATCTTCCCCGAACCCTACAGTTACCTGAACCGGAGCGATGATTATTCCTTGG GACGTGGTGGAGACCTTCGGGTTTATCTGCAGAGAATTGCTGCTGCAGACAATGTTCAAAAATTTGTTCGGGATAACCCATTTGGTCAGAAGTCCATCACAGAGAGTGATCCAAACTGGAATTTCTATGTGAAAATAGTTGATAAGATGGAGAAGCAAATAGTTGATAAAGTGAAAAAGAAAATAGTTGATAAAGTGGAAAAGGAAATAGTTGATAAAGTGGAGAGGTCCTTAGGTTAA
- the LOC136533192 gene encoding uncharacterized protein isoform X1, producing the protein MSNLDSATAPAAAAVEMGTAERDSTTTSVSALNETQKCKKKKIKKKKNKTQEQQELPPDLDSTAAAETEGQVEANGNEVEEQEATDAAASGISMEGTPKCNEEDAKVKVSLMPEKEANTTVVSVSESTPKRKKRRKKKNKMQGQLDSTKGSPSVVAMDITVADKSENGCTDEVGASGHADVNMDPMNGDDPSSAQSKANNADVLLKNKDGNKGNKNCSENSGLLQESSAGRKRRRGKRKWASANGGPGFSSDNGGVDAKHSLHSSANHGLSCTCASCLVEAHEEKIRNIYSPRGSLVRFQRKKLLILDLNGLLADINQDYHNAHLAHAKVRTKLVFRRPYSDDFLRFCFQNFELGIWSSRKRENVKSVVDILMRDLKQYLLFCWDMSYCTVTGCKTIDNKDKPLVLKELKKVWNKDEPNLPWEQGEFSPSNTLLVDDSPYKALCNPPNTAIFPEPYSYLNRSDDYSLGRGGDLRVYLQRIAAADNVQKFVRDNPFGQKSITESDPNWNFYVKIVDKMEKQIVDKVKKKIVDKVEKEIVDKVERSLG; encoded by the exons ATGTCAAATCTCGATTCCGCGACCGCGCCGGCTGCAGCGGCGGTGGAGATGGGTACGGCGGAGCGGGACTCCACCACCACTTCTGTTTCAG CTTTGAATGAGACACAGAAatgcaagaagaagaagattaagaagaagaagaataagactCAGGAGCAACAGGAGTTACCACCTGATTTGGATTCCACAGCAGCAGCAGAGACGGAGGGACAAGTAGAGGCAAATGGAAACGAGGtggaggagcaggaggccacCGATGCTGCTGCTTCTGGTATTT CGATGGAGGGGACACCAAAATGTAATGAGGAGGATGCCAAGGTGAAGGTCAGTCTGATGCCCGAGAAGGAAGCTAACACCACTGTTGTTTCAG TTTCGGAGAGTACACCAAAACGCAAGAAGAGgaggaaaaagaagaacaagatgcAGGGGCAACTAGATTCCACAAAGGGATCACCCAGTGTTGTTGCCATGGATATAACTGTGGCCGATAAATCTGAAAATGGTTGCACAGATGAGGTAGGGGCATCAGGACATGCTGATGTTAATATGGATCCCATGAATGGTGATGATCCAAGTAGTGCTCAGTCAAAGGCAAATAATGCTGATGTTTTACTGAAGAATAAGGATGGAAACAAGGGAAATAAGAATTGCTCTGAGAACAGCGGCTTGTTGCAGGAGAGCTCTGCAGGAAGAAAAAGACGGAGGGGAAAAAGAAAGTGGGCTTCAGCCAATGGAGGACCAGGCTTCTCTTCTGATAATGGAGGCGTGGATGCTAAGCATAGCCTGCATTCTTCAGCAAATCATGGTCTTAGCTGCACATGTGCTTCATGTTTAGTTGAGGCACATGAAGAGAAGATCCGAAATATCTACTCACCAAGAGGGTCGCTGGTAAGGTTTCAAAGGAAGAAACTTCTGATCTTGGACCTTAATGGTCTGCTAGCAGATATAAATCAAGATTACCATAATGCACACCTGGCACATGCAAAGGTTCGAACCAAATTAG TTTTCAGAAGACCATACTCTGATGATTTTCTGAGATTCTGCTTCCAAAATTTTGAGCTAGGAATATGGTCATCAAGGAAAAG GGAAAATGTCAAATCGGTTGTTGATATCCTTATGAGGGATCTCAAGCAATACCTACTATTTTGTTGG GACATGTCTTACTGCACTGTTACGGGGTGCAAAACAATTGACAACAAGGACAAACCGTTAGTGCTGAAGGAACTAAAAAAGGTTTGGAATAAGGATGAACCAAATCTCCCATGGGAGCAGGGAGAGTTTTCACCTTCAAATACATTACTGGTGGATGATTCGCCCTACAAGGCTCTGTGCAACCCG CCAAACACTGCAATCTTCCCCGAACCCTACAGTTACCTGAACCGGAGCGATGATTATTCCTTGG GACGTGGTGGAGACCTTCGGGTTTATCTGCAGAGAATTGCTGCTGCAGACAATGTTCAAAAATTTGTTCGGGATAACCCATTTGGTCAGAAGTCCATCACAGAGAGTGATCCAAACTGGAATTTCTATGTGAAAATAGTTGATAAGATGGAGAAGCAAATAGTTGATAAAGTGAAAAAGAAAATAGTTGATAAAGTGGAAAAGGAAATAGTTGATAAAGTGGAGAGGTCCTTAGGTTAA
- the LOC136533192 gene encoding uncharacterized protein isoform X2 → MSNLDSATAPAAAAVEMGTAERDSTTTSVSALNETQKCKKKKIKKKKNKTQEQQELPPDLDSTAAAETEGQVEANGNEVEEQEATDAAASAMEGTPKCNEEDAKVKVSLMPEKEANTTVVSVSESTPKRKKRRKKKNKMQGQLDSTKGSPSVVAMDITVADKSENGCTDEVGASGHADVNMDPMNGDDPSSAQSKANNADVLLKNKDGNKGNKNCSENSGLLQESSAGRKRRRGKRKWASANGGPGFSSDNGGVDAKHSLHSSANHGLSCTCASCLVEAHEEKIRNIYSPRGSLVRFQRKKLLILDLNGLLADINQDYHNAHLAHAKVRTKLVFRRPYSDDFLRFCFQNFELGIWSSRKRENVKSVVDILMRDLKQYLLFCWDMSYCTVTGCKTIDNKDKPLVLKELKKVWNKDEPNLPWEQGEFSPSNTLLVDDSPYKALCNPPNTAIFPEPYSYLNRSDDYSLGRGGDLRVYLQRIAAADNVQKFVRDNPFGQKSITESDPNWNFYVKIVDKMEKQIVDKVKKKIVDKVEKEIVDKVERSLG, encoded by the exons ATGTCAAATCTCGATTCCGCGACCGCGCCGGCTGCAGCGGCGGTGGAGATGGGTACGGCGGAGCGGGACTCCACCACCACTTCTGTTTCAG CTTTGAATGAGACACAGAAatgcaagaagaagaagattaagaagaagaagaataagactCAGGAGCAACAGGAGTTACCACCTGATTTGGATTCCACAGCAGCAGCAGAGACGGAGGGACAAGTAGAGGCAAATGGAAACGAGGtggaggagcaggaggccacCGATGCTGCTGCTTCTG CGATGGAGGGGACACCAAAATGTAATGAGGAGGATGCCAAGGTGAAGGTCAGTCTGATGCCCGAGAAGGAAGCTAACACCACTGTTGTTTCAG TTTCGGAGAGTACACCAAAACGCAAGAAGAGgaggaaaaagaagaacaagatgcAGGGGCAACTAGATTCCACAAAGGGATCACCCAGTGTTGTTGCCATGGATATAACTGTGGCCGATAAATCTGAAAATGGTTGCACAGATGAGGTAGGGGCATCAGGACATGCTGATGTTAATATGGATCCCATGAATGGTGATGATCCAAGTAGTGCTCAGTCAAAGGCAAATAATGCTGATGTTTTACTGAAGAATAAGGATGGAAACAAGGGAAATAAGAATTGCTCTGAGAACAGCGGCTTGTTGCAGGAGAGCTCTGCAGGAAGAAAAAGACGGAGGGGAAAAAGAAAGTGGGCTTCAGCCAATGGAGGACCAGGCTTCTCTTCTGATAATGGAGGCGTGGATGCTAAGCATAGCCTGCATTCTTCAGCAAATCATGGTCTTAGCTGCACATGTGCTTCATGTTTAGTTGAGGCACATGAAGAGAAGATCCGAAATATCTACTCACCAAGAGGGTCGCTGGTAAGGTTTCAAAGGAAGAAACTTCTGATCTTGGACCTTAATGGTCTGCTAGCAGATATAAATCAAGATTACCATAATGCACACCTGGCACATGCAAAGGTTCGAACCAAATTAG TTTTCAGAAGACCATACTCTGATGATTTTCTGAGATTCTGCTTCCAAAATTTTGAGCTAGGAATATGGTCATCAAGGAAAAG GGAAAATGTCAAATCGGTTGTTGATATCCTTATGAGGGATCTCAAGCAATACCTACTATTTTGTTGG GACATGTCTTACTGCACTGTTACGGGGTGCAAAACAATTGACAACAAGGACAAACCGTTAGTGCTGAAGGAACTAAAAAAGGTTTGGAATAAGGATGAACCAAATCTCCCATGGGAGCAGGGAGAGTTTTCACCTTCAAATACATTACTGGTGGATGATTCGCCCTACAAGGCTCTGTGCAACCCG CCAAACACTGCAATCTTCCCCGAACCCTACAGTTACCTGAACCGGAGCGATGATTATTCCTTGG GACGTGGTGGAGACCTTCGGGTTTATCTGCAGAGAATTGCTGCTGCAGACAATGTTCAAAAATTTGTTCGGGATAACCCATTTGGTCAGAAGTCCATCACAGAGAGTGATCCAAACTGGAATTTCTATGTGAAAATAGTTGATAAGATGGAGAAGCAAATAGTTGATAAAGTGAAAAAGAAAATAGTTGATAAAGTGGAAAAGGAAATAGTTGATAAAGTGGAGAGGTCCTTAGGTTAA
- the LOC136533192 gene encoding uncharacterized protein isoform X5 — protein sequence MEGTPKCNEEDAKVKVSLMPEKEANTTVVSVSESTPKRKKRRKKKNKMQGQLDSTKGSPSVVAMDITVADKSENGCTDEVGASGHADVNMDPMNGDDPSSAQSKANNADVLLKNKDGNKGNKNCSENSGLLQESSAGRKRRRGKRKWASANGGPGFSSDNGGVDAKHSLHSSANHGLSCTCASCLVEAHEEKIRNIYSPRGSLVRFQRKKLLILDLNGLLADINQDYHNAHLAHAKVRTKLVFRRPYSDDFLRFCFQNFELGIWSSRKRENVKSVVDILMRDLKQYLLFCWDMSYCTVTGCKTIDNKDKPLVLKELKKVWNKDEPNLPWEQGEFSPSNTLLVDDSPYKALCNPPNTAIFPEPYSYLNRSDDYSLGRGGDLRVYLQRIAAADNVQKFVRDNPFGQKSITESDPNWNFYVKIVDKMEKQIVDKVKKKIVDKVEKEIVDKVERSLG from the exons ATGGAGGGGACACCAAAATGTAATGAGGAGGATGCCAAGGTGAAGGTCAGTCTGATGCCCGAGAAGGAAGCTAACACCACTGTTGTTTCAG TTTCGGAGAGTACACCAAAACGCAAGAAGAGgaggaaaaagaagaacaagatgcAGGGGCAACTAGATTCCACAAAGGGATCACCCAGTGTTGTTGCCATGGATATAACTGTGGCCGATAAATCTGAAAATGGTTGCACAGATGAGGTAGGGGCATCAGGACATGCTGATGTTAATATGGATCCCATGAATGGTGATGATCCAAGTAGTGCTCAGTCAAAGGCAAATAATGCTGATGTTTTACTGAAGAATAAGGATGGAAACAAGGGAAATAAGAATTGCTCTGAGAACAGCGGCTTGTTGCAGGAGAGCTCTGCAGGAAGAAAAAGACGGAGGGGAAAAAGAAAGTGGGCTTCAGCCAATGGAGGACCAGGCTTCTCTTCTGATAATGGAGGCGTGGATGCTAAGCATAGCCTGCATTCTTCAGCAAATCATGGTCTTAGCTGCACATGTGCTTCATGTTTAGTTGAGGCACATGAAGAGAAGATCCGAAATATCTACTCACCAAGAGGGTCGCTGGTAAGGTTTCAAAGGAAGAAACTTCTGATCTTGGACCTTAATGGTCTGCTAGCAGATATAAATCAAGATTACCATAATGCACACCTGGCACATGCAAAGGTTCGAACCAAATTAG TTTTCAGAAGACCATACTCTGATGATTTTCTGAGATTCTGCTTCCAAAATTTTGAGCTAGGAATATGGTCATCAAGGAAAAG GGAAAATGTCAAATCGGTTGTTGATATCCTTATGAGGGATCTCAAGCAATACCTACTATTTTGTTGG GACATGTCTTACTGCACTGTTACGGGGTGCAAAACAATTGACAACAAGGACAAACCGTTAGTGCTGAAGGAACTAAAAAAGGTTTGGAATAAGGATGAACCAAATCTCCCATGGGAGCAGGGAGAGTTTTCACCTTCAAATACATTACTGGTGGATGATTCGCCCTACAAGGCTCTGTGCAACCCG CCAAACACTGCAATCTTCCCCGAACCCTACAGTTACCTGAACCGGAGCGATGATTATTCCTTGG GACGTGGTGGAGACCTTCGGGTTTATCTGCAGAGAATTGCTGCTGCAGACAATGTTCAAAAATTTGTTCGGGATAACCCATTTGGTCAGAAGTCCATCACAGAGAGTGATCCAAACTGGAATTTCTATGTGAAAATAGTTGATAAGATGGAGAAGCAAATAGTTGATAAAGTGAAAAAGAAAATAGTTGATAAAGTGGAAAAGGAAATAGTTGATAAAGTGGAGAGGTCCTTAGGTTAA